A genomic stretch from Chitinophagaceae bacterium includes:
- a CDS encoding ABC transporter permease, which yields MTFTDILTLSWRTVRANKLRTGITVSIIAFGIMALIGIITAIEAMNQSLYENFSILGANSFSIRFRERNIRFGGGPNSQLKKEKKGAKKEKNSSLGRVITFEEARNFKERFSFPASVSISKFASGNSTVLFEDVKTNPNVRVMGGDENYLLNSGYILEQGRDFNKLDIESGRNVVIIGSDLVRKLFKGKSVYALGKIIHVGANRYRVIGVMKERGASSFLALDNIAIITYNNVRRVFNNQGSYSITIRANDFKQMDAAVGEATGVFRNSRKLAIKESDNFYIDRSDSIVETLKNTLRYVRYAAMVIGIITLFGAAIGLTNIMLVSVNERTREIGLSKSIGAKGSTIRTQFLWESILISLLGAGFGILLGILVGNLASMFFKTGFVVPWAWVIAGVVICFVTGLLAGLYPAIKASKLDPINALRYE from the coding sequence ATGACATTCACGGATATACTTACTCTTTCCTGGCGTACTGTTCGGGCTAACAAATTAAGAACAGGCATTACTGTTTCCATTATTGCATTCGGGATCATGGCATTGATTGGTATCATTACTGCTATTGAAGCCATGAACCAGAGTTTGTATGAAAACTTTTCTATTCTCGGAGCCAATTCATTCAGTATACGGTTCAGGGAACGGAATATTCGTTTTGGTGGCGGGCCAAACAGCCAGCTGAAAAAAGAAAAGAAAGGTGCAAAAAAAGAAAAGAACTCAAGCCTTGGCCGTGTCATTACTTTTGAAGAAGCCCGTAATTTTAAAGAGAGATTTTCTTTTCCCGCTTCTGTAAGTATTTCCAAATTTGCCAGTGGCAACTCTACCGTTTTATTTGAAGATGTGAAGACCAACCCAAATGTTCGTGTTATGGGTGGTGATGAAAACTATTTACTCAACAGTGGCTATATATTAGAACAGGGGAGAGACTTTAATAAACTGGATATTGAAAGTGGAAGAAACGTAGTTATTATTGGGAGTGATCTCGTCCGTAAATTATTCAAAGGGAAAAGTGTTTATGCATTAGGAAAGATCATTCATGTTGGTGCCAACCGTTACCGTGTAATTGGTGTAATGAAAGAACGGGGAGCCAGTTCATTTCTTGCATTGGATAACATAGCTATTATTACTTATAATAACGTTCGCCGTGTGTTTAACAACCAGGGAAGTTACAGCATAACTATCCGGGCAAATGATTTTAAACAGATGGATGCTGCAGTAGGAGAGGCAACAGGTGTTTTCCGTAATTCACGTAAGCTGGCAATTAAAGAATCTGATAATTTTTATATTGATCGCAGCGACAGTATTGTTGAAACCCTGAAAAATACCCTTCGCTATGTTCGCTATGCAGCCATGGTGATTGGTATCATCACTTTGTTTGGAGCAGCTATTGGTTTAACCAATATTATGCTTGTATCGGTAAACGAACGTACAAGAGAAATCGGCTTATCTAAATCTATCGGAGCAAAAGGCTCCACTATACGCACACAATTTTTGTGGGAGAGCATTTTAATCAGCTTACTTGGCGCAGGCTTTGGTATTTTGCTTGGTATACTTGTTGGCAATCTTGCTTCCATGTTCTTCAAAACAGGTTTTGTTGTTCCCTGGGCATGGGTAATAGCTGGTGTTGTTATTTGTTTTGTTACCGGTTTGCTTGCTGGTTTATATCCTGCAATAAAAGCTTCGAAGCTTGATCCGATAAATGCGTTACGCTACGAATAA
- a CDS encoding flotillin family protein, whose translation MDITSLLFAYWWVLVILFSLIFYKFVLRVFFGMVIVPEDKIGLVTKKFVLFGANRELPDGRIIATKGEAGFQARTLAPGLYWWMWPWQYGVDMILFTVVPEGKIALILSKDGAEIPTGHILARRVDCDNFQDAQAFLDKGGQRGRQTAYVTAGSYRINRHLFDITMVDQAIIHENMVGIVTALDGEPIPIGSIAGKYVDNHNNFQNIDVFLNSGGNRGLQPQVILAGSYYINPWAVQLEEIPMTDIPIGHVGVVISYVGDDGKDLTGETFKHGNIVSKGFKGVWMEPLGPGKYPVNKYTMKVELVPTTNLVLNWANARSEAHALDKNLSTITVRSKDGFPFNLDVAQIIHIPATEAPKVIARFGSMNNLVSQVLEPTIGNYFRNSAQDSDVISFLSTRKERQTAAKEHIKEVLEEYNVNAVDTLIGDIVPPEALMKTLTDRKIAQEEEKTYETQRMAQEKRQGVEKETAIADMQKEIVKAQQSVEIAQRTADATVKKAEGDATSLKLNVNAEAEATKMRANADSEAIKMKAAAQAESTKLNATADAERISKTGLAEAEKIMAIGRSTADAYELQVKAMGGDNFTKYKITEEIGKGNIKVIPDVMISGTNGTDGSISGLLGLKLMDMMDANAKKDDKAKGN comes from the coding sequence ATGGACATTACATCCTTGCTTTTCGCCTACTGGTGGGTGTTAGTTATTCTCTTTTCACTCATCTTTTACAAATTCGTTTTACGGGTTTTCTTTGGTATGGTCATCGTACCCGAAGACAAGATCGGTCTTGTTACAAAAAAATTCGTGTTATTCGGCGCCAACAGGGAACTTCCTGACGGGCGTATTATTGCCACAAAAGGCGAAGCCGGTTTCCAGGCACGCACATTGGCACCCGGTTTATACTGGTGGATGTGGCCCTGGCAGTATGGAGTAGATATGATTTTGTTTACTGTTGTTCCGGAAGGAAAGATTGCATTGATCTTAAGTAAAGACGGTGCAGAAATTCCAACAGGTCATATCCTTGCACGAAGGGTAGACTGTGATAACTTCCAGGATGCACAGGCTTTTCTGGATAAAGGCGGACAACGTGGCCGTCAAACAGCATATGTTACTGCCGGTTCTTATCGTATCAACCGTCACCTGTTTGATATTACAATGGTCGACCAGGCCATCATACATGAAAACATGGTGGGTATTGTAACAGCTTTAGATGGTGAACCCATTCCAATTGGATCTATTGCAGGTAAGTATGTAGATAATCACAACAACTTCCAGAACATTGATGTGTTTTTAAACAGTGGCGGTAACCGTGGTTTGCAGCCACAGGTAATACTGGCCGGTTCTTATTACATTAATCCATGGGCAGTACAATTAGAAGAAATTCCCATGACAGATATTCCTATCGGACATGTAGGTGTAGTTATTTCTTATGTAGGAGATGATGGTAAAGATTTAACGGGTGAAACGTTTAAGCATGGTAATATCGTATCAAAAGGGTTCAAAGGAGTTTGGATGGAACCGCTTGGTCCGGGTAAATATCCGGTGAATAAATACACTATGAAAGTAGAACTGGTACCAACAACGAATCTTGTATTAAACTGGGCCAATGCAAGAAGTGAAGCACATGCACTGGATAAAAATTTATCAACGATTACCGTTCGTTCAAAAGATGGTTTCCCTTTTAATCTTGATGTGGCACAGATCATTCATATACCTGCAACAGAAGCACCAAAAGTTATTGCACGTTTTGGCAGCATGAACAACCTGGTGTCGCAGGTACTGGAACCTACGATTGGTAACTATTTCCGTAACAGTGCACAGGATAGCGATGTGATCTCTTTCCTCAGTACACGTAAGGAGCGCCAGACTGCAGCGAAAGAACATATCAAAGAAGTACTGGAAGAGTACAATGTAAATGCAGTTGATACATTGATTGGTGATATCGTTCCCCCTGAGGCGCTGATGAAAACTTTAACCGATCGTAAGATTGCCCAGGAAGAAGAGAAGACTTACGAAACACAACGAATGGCACAGGAAAAACGCCAGGGCGTGGAAAAGGAAACGGCTATCGCTGATATGCAGAAAGAAATTGTGAAGGCGCAACAGAGTGTAGAGATTGCACAACGTACTGCTGATGCAACTGTTAAGAAAGCAGAAGGTGATGCCACCAGTTTAAAACTGAATGTAAATGCAGAAGCTGAAGCAACAAAGATGAGAGCCAATGCAGATTCTGAGGCAATTAAAATGAAAGCTGCTGCACAGGCTGAATCAACCAAGCTGAATGCTACTGCCGATGCAGAACGTATTTCAAAAACGGGTTTAGCTGAAGCAGAAAAGATTATGGCCATTGGTCGTTCAACAGCTGATGCGTATGAACTGCAGGTAAAAGCAATGGGTGGCGATAACTTTACCAAATATAAAATCACGGAAGAAATCGGTAAGGGAAATATCAAAGTGATTCCGGATGTAATGATCAGTGGAACTAATGGAACAGATGGATCTATCAGCGGATTGTTAGGGTTGAAACTGATGGATATGATGGATGCCAATGCAAAAAAAGATGATAAGGCAAAAGGAAATTAA
- a CDS encoding NADH-quinone oxidoreductase subunit N codes for MNLILISALWGIVMMFSGLFIKSRSAAKTVALIGAVVLLAGSLFDLAGKMIIDNNFNGMLLYDRFGLLFLVVIVFALLIYFLLNGKEIEKVGNHPYEYFALIFFIMCGVGLVALFNNLLILFLGIEIISIPLYILTGADKRNLKSNEAALKYFLMGSFSTGIMLMGIAFLYGATASFQIDRLNLQPGDNFMVFLIIGIVMIMIAMAFKVSAAPFHFWTPDVYDGAPTVFTSFMATIVKASVFIGFLNLFANGFGGMTDKWKLSVAIITALTLFIGNITAVYQQSVKRMLAYSSIAQAGFMMFAVFAINDMSKQGLLLYAAAYCLATIGIFAVLVKMKDYTFDGFNGLAKKQPLVALVLTVCLFSLAGIPLTAGFFAKYFVLAAAVKTGTYLWLVVFAVIMAAVSVYYYFRVVQAMYFKEGDGQDMETTPVFKGLLVTIAVLIILLGVFPSLLLNWLTVY; via the coding sequence ATGAACCTGATTTTAATTTCGGCGCTCTGGGGTATTGTGATGATGTTTAGCGGTTTGTTTATCAAAAGCAGATCGGCTGCTAAAACTGTTGCACTTATTGGTGCCGTTGTTTTGCTGGCTGGCAGTTTGTTTGACCTGGCTGGCAAAATGATCATCGATAACAACTTCAACGGAATGTTGCTGTACGATCGTTTTGGATTGCTTTTTTTAGTGGTGATCGTATTTGCATTGCTCATCTACTTCCTGTTAAATGGGAAAGAAATTGAAAAAGTCGGGAATCATCCTTACGAATATTTTGCGCTGATCTTTTTTATTATGTGCGGTGTTGGACTGGTCGCTTTATTCAACAACCTGCTGATTTTATTTTTAGGGATTGAGATCATTTCTATTCCTCTTTATATTTTAACAGGTGCTGATAAACGAAACTTAAAGAGCAATGAAGCTGCATTGAAATATTTCCTGATGGGATCTTTTTCTACCGGCATTATGCTGATGGGGATTGCTTTCCTGTATGGTGCAACTGCTTCCTTCCAGATCGACAGACTGAACCTGCAGCCGGGAGATAATTTCATGGTGTTCCTGATTATTGGTATTGTAATGATCATGATTGCAATGGCCTTCAAAGTATCGGCTGCACCATTTCATTTCTGGACTCCTGATGTTTATGATGGAGCACCAACTGTGTTTACCTCTTTTATGGCAACCATTGTGAAGGCTTCTGTATTTATCGGCTTCCTGAATTTATTCGCTAACGGTTTTGGTGGAATGACTGATAAATGGAAACTCAGTGTCGCCATTATTACTGCATTAACCTTATTTATTGGAAATATAACAGCCGTTTATCAGCAAAGCGTAAAACGTATGCTTGCTTACTCAAGTATTGCGCAGGCAGGGTTTATGATGTTTGCTGTTTTTGCCATCAATGATATGTCGAAGCAGGGGTTGCTGTTATATGCAGCTGCTTATTGTTTGGCAACTATTGGCATATTTGCTGTACTGGTTAAAATGAAAGATTATACGTTTGATGGATTTAATGGCCTGGCTAAAAAACAGCCGCTGGTTGCATTAGTGCTCACTGTCTGCTTATTCTCACTGGCGGGTATTCCATTAACTGCCGGCTTCTTCGCAAAATACTTTGTGCTGGCTGCGGCAGTTAAAACAGGTACCTATTTATGGCTGGTTGTTTTTGCCGTAATAATGGCTGCTGTTAGTGTGTATTATTACTTCCGGGTTGTTCAGGCCATGTATTTTAAAGAAGGTGATGGGCAGGATATGGAAACAACACCTGTTTTTAAGGGGTTGCTGGTAACAATAGCTGTACTGATTATCCTTTTGGGCGTATTCCCCAGCCTTTTACTGAACTGGCTGACCGTGTATTAA